CCCGTTGTGCAAGTAACAAGCTGGTCGTCGCCTGCGGGTCGGCGATGGGGCGGTAGCACACGCCATCCATGCGGATGCGGTCGAACGAGGCGGGCAGCACGGAAATGCCGCAGCCGGCCGCCACCAGGCCGATGATGGTCGATGCTTCGCCCGCTTCCTGCGTGACCTGGGGCACGAAGCCTGCGGCCTTGCACAGTCGAAAAATCTGCGGATAAATCCCCGTGCCCGCATCCCTGGGATACATGACAAAGCCTTCGCCCGCCATGTCGGCAATCGCGATGCTGTCCTTGGCCGCCAGCGCGTGGGCGACGGGCAGCACGAGGAACAGCGGGTCTTGCCGCAATTCGGTCAGGCGGATGTCGTCCGGGTACGTCGTTTCCGGCGGGCGCACGAAACCCAGGTCCATCGTCCTGCCCGAGATCGCTTCCAGTTGATGCAATGTCGCCATTTCATGCAGGGTCAAGGTGACGTGCGGGAATTGCTGGCGGTAGCGGTTGATGACGGTCGCGAAGTAGGGTGTGAACGGCGTGGAAAAGGTAAAACCGATGCGCAATTCGCCCGCTTCGCCCCGCTGTGCCCGGCGCGCCGTGACGGCCGCCTGTTCCGACAGGGCCAGGATGCGCCGCGCATCGTCGAGAAACAGCGCGCCTGCCTGCGTCAGCCGCACGGAGCGCTTGTTGCGCTCGAACAACTGCGCACCGAGTTCCGCCTCCAGCGCCTGGATTTGCTGGCTCAGCGGCGGTTGGCCGATGTGCAGGCGCTCGGCCGCGCGTGTGAAGTGCAGCTCTTCGGCAACGGCGACAAAGTAACGGAGGTGGCGCAGTTCCATATAAGTAATATTTTAAAAGTATGAGTTGGGCCTTGAATATATATTGGACGATATGATTTGGCAATCCTAAGATGAAGACTCGCTTCCTTTCCGAAACACGGCCATGTCTGATTCATCGCTTGCCTTTGCCCCCGCCACCTCGTCTGCCATCCCGGTTTCTCCCGCCGCACCCGCGCCCCGCACGGCCATCGCCAAGGGCTCGATCGAATTCAAGCGCAGCAACCGCGCCCTGTTCTTCGGCGGCTTTTCCACCTTCAGCCTGCTGTATTGCATACAACCACTGTTCCCGCTGCTGTCGCAGCAGTTTCATCTGACGCCCGCGCAAAGCAGCTGGTCGTTGTCCGTGTCGAGCGGCTTGCTGGCCATCTCCTTGGTGCTGCTCAGTGCCGTGTCGGACCGGGTCGGGCGCAAGCCGCTGATGGTGGCATCGATGTTTTCCGCCGCGATATTGACGATCTTGTCCGCCTTCGCCCAGGATTATGCGCAACTGCTGGCCATCCGCGCCGCGCTGGGCATTGCCTTGGGCGGCATGCCGGCCGTGGCCATGGCTTACCTGGGCGAGGAAATCGAGGGGCCGTCGCTGGGACTGTCGATGGGCTTGTATATTGCAGGCAGTGCGTTTGGCGGCATGTCGGGACGCCTTATCGCTTCCATGCTCAGCGATTTCCTGTCGTGGCGCTGGGCCCTGGGCGTGCTGGGCGTGGCCGGCGTGCTGGCGGCGGCGGAATTCTGGCGCAGCCTGCCCGCGTCGAAAAATTTCGAGCCCAGTACCAAAGGCTGGAATGCGCTGCCGCACGCGATCAAGCAACATTTTTCCGACCAGGGCTTGCCATGGCTGTTC
This window of the Janthinobacterium agaricidamnosum genome carries:
- a CDS encoding LysR family transcriptional regulator, which produces MELRHLRYFVAVAEELHFTRAAERLHIGQPPLSQQIQALEAELGAQLFERNKRSVRLTQAGALFLDDARRILALSEQAAVTARRAQRGEAGELRIGFTFSTPFTPYFATVINRYRQQFPHVTLTLHEMATLHQLEAISGRTMDLGFVRPPETTYPDDIRLTELRQDPLFLVLPVAHALAAKDSIAIADMAGEGFVMYPRDAGTGIYPQIFRLCKAAGFVPQVTQEAGEASTIIGLVAAGCGISVLPASFDRIRMDGVCYRPIADPQATTSLLLAQREEETSPLVAAFVKLAEEAAMEGGA
- a CDS encoding MFS transporter; this translates as MSDSSLAFAPATSSAIPVSPAAPAPRTAIAKGSIEFKRSNRALFFGGFSTFSLLYCIQPLFPLLSQQFHLTPAQSSWSLSVSSGLLAISLVLLSAVSDRVGRKPLMVASMFSAAILTILSAFAQDYAQLLAIRAALGIALGGMPAVAMAYLGEEIEGPSLGLSMGLYIAGSAFGGMSGRLIASMLSDFLSWRWALGVLGVAGVLAAAEFWRSLPASKNFEPSTKGWNALPHAIKQHFSDQGLPWLFCLAFVLMGCFVSLYNYIGYRLLAAPFGLRQSTVGLLAFLYLIGIFSSVWAGRLVDRLGRRGVLWIMLSVMLSGIVLTLFDSLPLIVIGMALATFGFFASHSIASSWVSRRARAPQALASAFYLLFYYLGSSLIGSASGMMWGFDGWTGVIIMLGVCLGGGVLIALRLRHLQPLGAREAVG